Genomic DNA from Anaerolineae bacterium:
TCAGGTGAGACGATATAGCCCCCGGCGTTGACGCGCCAAGTAATGATAAATAAGCGTTTTTGACGATGACCAGACCACTGCTTTTTGTGGAGCGAGTGAAATTCTCATCACAGTCAAAGAGCCTGAGCAAGGCTTCAATCAATCCGGCGTTGTAATCGCGTCCGGCGCTGGCCAACAGTCCTGAGATTTCGTCCAATGACCAACCCCTTTGAGCGCAGAAATTCCGGCTCTTTTGCCACTGTTTCTGGTCGGGTTCGCTCAATAGCTCAAATTTTGTCGGTTGACGGCCGGCCAGGTCGGACAGCATGGCTTCTGGCGTACTGTCCTGCGCTGTCAACAGGTGAGGCATCACCCGGCGCGAAATTCGCCGGGCCACATCCAAAGCGGTTGTTTTGCGAAACAGCGTCGTGGGTGCAATCCACACGACAAAAAGATTGGGGTAGACATCGCCAAATGGCATAGAAACTTTTAATCGCCGGGCAATCGCCACGCTCGCCAACCAGAGTCCGGCTGACTGGTGAAACATAAACGGGGTCATAGGTGAGACTTTGTGACCGTAATCCACATAGAGACCGAGCCAATGCGAGGTGTGGTTGCGGTCAAAAACCGGCACATTTTCTGGTAGCGGTTGACATGTTGTCATCGACTCGCCGATTCTGCCGTTTTTTGAAAAAGACACGGTTCGGCTTGCGATTATTGCTTGCTGGCGTTCTAATTCGTCATCAGTCACCCTATCATTGAACGCCAGCCGGGATAGCTGTCCCGCATCTTCGATGAGTTGGCGTCGTATCGCAGTTCTGTGAACAATTTCAGCGTAGTGAACCAGATGAAACGATGTAGGGGTTTGATTGAGCAAACTGGACAATCGAGGCGTGCCGCCGATTTTGTCCAAAAGACCACGCCGGTCTAACTCATCCATCAGCGTTACCTGGTCGGCCGGGGTGCCGGCTTCGGCCAAATCTTTAATAGTCTGAAAAAGCCAGGCGTTGCGCTGAATGAAAAAATCACTGGATTCCAAAAACGGAATTTTTTGAAATTGCTCAGGATCGGCGCCAACCAAAAGCGAGCCTAAAACCGCTTCTTCAGCTTCGACGCTATGCGGTTGTAATTTATCGGGAATGGTCGGCGGTGGTGAGGGGGGGGTAAAATTTTTACTCATTTTTGCGCCCTCTGTGCGCCTGCCGGCGTTCATCAAGTAGAGCGGCAATCAGACACGCTGCTTCATCTTTTGTCAATTGAGTCGCGGATTTGGTTATTCCAAATCGCTGTTTTTCCTGCTCATAGACGCCCCGGCCGGCGCGGGCAATCAATCGCGACAAAAATGCTAACTGTCGCGCGGTCGCTAAATGTTCAGACATTGTTCATTCCCCCCCCGCTGCTGGCTGCGGTTGCAACATTCTGAAAATGTTGCTATAATGAAACAAATCGAATCTGTTCGGCAAATTTGCATTGCCGAGCGAACGATTTTGGATATTCTTCTTTGTGAAAAACGCGGCCCGCACCGCGTTTTTCGTTCTACGCTGACTCATCATTTTTTAACTCCCCGGCCTCGGTGCCGACCGTTTCGGGCGCTGGCTCACAAACTTCAGCCGAATTCTCCGGCACGGTTTTGGCGGCTTCAATCTGGGCTTCAATTAGAAGATGACCGAGTTCGCAGAAGATATCGAGATTAACCATGTCGGACCTTCCTTGTGGCGGGTTTGTTTTGTTCTCGCTCGATTTGCGCTATGAAATTTTCTGTAGCGCGTCGAATCAATTCAGAGCGACTCAAATTGAGATTCGCCGCAACAACACGTGATTTTTTAGCCAAATCAGCCGGAAATTCCACTGAAACCATTTTTTTGCTTTGCATATTCCCTCGCTTCGACAAAAAAAAGAGCGGTTATGGAACAAACTACGAGTGATACACTCGCAATTGTCTCCACAAACGCTCTTTTTTCGCATCCCGCTCAAATCGGGGCATCCCGCCCCGATCAAGCGCGTTGTGTCTTTATTAAATTATCAATTATTGTAGCACATAATTCTTCCGTTGTCTACGTTGAGGATTATGTCAACTCAACATAAAGTATGGTACTTTGGTACTATTCTGGATTACCACTTTTTTTCTGGTCGCTGCCTCGGACATCAAGCTGATACCTGGCTATAGAAATGATTAACCCGATTCCCTGTCTAACCTCGAAAGGCATATCGAATTTTAGGAGTTTTACTGCCTCCTCATGAATCGCCTCAAGAGCTTTTGATTTATCATCCATCTCGATTTCGTTCACGGTAAAAACCTTTCTTGAAATTTCAAGATTATGAAGTTATTAAGTACAATTAACTTATCATACATTTGAGATGATTTCAAGCATAAGCGGGCGTTTTTTCGCCCGTTAAAGCACGAGTTTCCAATACCTTGAAGCAGGCAATAAAATGCTTGCTATCCTTGCTTTATACTACCTATCGCCATTTGTAAGACATTCAGCACTTCAACAAAATTGTGGGTACTTATTATCACATCGGCGTAACGTTTGCTGGGTTCTACAAATTCCAGGTGCATGGGCCTGACCGTTTGCAAATATTGTTCAATCACCATATCCACCGACCGCCCCCGTTCGGCGATGTCTCGTTTTAGCCTGCGGATAAAGCGCAGGTCCGCCGGGGCGTCCACATAGATTTTAATATCCATCATCTCCCGCAGTTTTTTATCTACAAAAATAAGAATGCCCGCCACCAAAATCACCTGCCGCGGCTCAACCAGCTCAAGCCGGTTGGTCCGCACGTATTGGGCAAAATCGTAAATTGGAATTTGCACCCGTTGTCCCTGGAGAAGCAATTCCAGGTGCTTAACCAAAAGCTCATTTTCCAGCGCGTCGGGGTGGTCAAAATTGAATTCCCGGCGCTGTTCCAGCGGCAAATGGCTCAGGTCTCGGTAGTAGGCATCATGCTCAATGTAAGCCAAATGCTCCGGCCCCACCGCCTGCAGTATTTTTTGGGAAA
This window encodes:
- a CDS encoding DUF3987 domain-containing protein, translated to MSKNFTPPSPPPTIPDKLQPHSVEAEEAVLGSLLVGADPEQFQKIPFLESSDFFIQRNAWLFQTIKDLAEAGTPADQVTLMDELDRRGLLDKIGGTPRLSSLLNQTPTSFHLVHYAEIVHRTAIRRQLIEDAGQLSRLAFNDRVTDDELERQQAIIASRTVSFSKNGRIGESMTTCQPLPENVPVFDRNHTSHWLGLYVDYGHKVSPMTPFMFHQSAGLWLASVAIARRLKVSMPFGDVYPNLFVVWIAPTTLFRKTTALDVARRISRRVMPHLLTAQDSTPEAMLSDLAGRQPTKFELLSEPDQKQWQKSRNFCAQRGWSLDEISGLLASAGRDYNAGLIEALLRLFDCDENFTRSTKSSGLVIVKNAYLSLLGASTPGAISSHLNNSRLWAMGFWPRFAILTPETRPEWAEPGHVDEPGELSAGLSRLLNRLPGSTWPEPPPALDVTFASGVFQDWSRYNRAVSFDLLTGDLDSRLHGSYGRLPVQVLKVATILAALDWNDEPAPVIESYHFAHAVAICEKWRASAHRVLEMSNQTDFSTLQERIIRQLGRHEPQGATLRDLYKAMKDRTPDEIEDALCQLEKTAMVQIIEQKPGAKGGRRTTRYKLAR
- the udk gene encoding uridine kinase, with the translated sequence MRKPIIIGVAGGTASGKTTVSQKILQAVGPEHLAYIEHDAYYRDLSHLPLEQRREFNFDHPDALENELLVKHLELLLQGQRVQIPIYDFAQYVRTNRLELVEPRQVILVAGILIFVDKKLREMMDIKIYVDAPADLRFIRRLKRDIAERGRSVDMVIEQYLQTVRPMHLEFVEPSKRYADVIISTHNFVEVLNVLQMAIGSIKQG